The following proteins come from a genomic window of Sorghum bicolor cultivar BTx623 chromosome 3, Sorghum_bicolor_NCBIv3, whole genome shotgun sequence:
- the LOC110433844 gene encoding uncharacterized protein LOC110433844 codes for MCPVPPSGRRPLCRRRGSSRMKKQGSSSWRRRGSPSPQFMWHNAVSFSSVIGLLTDMRSLPSWCRCTIADFAKGEDRKRHQDEGKFLICLRLHVHMDGGDCC; via the exons ATGTGCCCGGTGCCTCCCTCCGGCCGCCGTCCTCTGTGCCGGCGACGCGGTTCCTCGCGGATGAAAAAGCAGGGCAGTTCCTCATGGCGGCGACGTGGTTCCCCCTCGCCGCAGTTCATGTGGCACAACGCCGTATCCTTCTCTAGCGTCATTGGCCTCTTGACTGATATGAG ATCGTTGCCCTCTTGGTGTCGATGCACTATAGCTGATTTTGCGAAGGGAGAAGACAGGAAGCGGCATCAGGATGAGGGCAAGTTTCTGATCTGTTTGAG GCTACATGTACACATGGATGGTGGAGACTGTTGCTAG
- the LOC8062337 gene encoding uncharacterized protein LOC8062337 translates to MAAAAASSSSEGPVAVSTCVSLGEAAAAPGGGDRAAADCGVCAICLDRIALQETALVKGCDHAYCVTCILRWASYKQNPLCPQCKHPFEFLSVHRSLDGCLHDYLFEESVCLLLRAAWFEPLIVEAHEEPLEDEEFFDQQYQYDDDEDDLDEESYYMSRSSSIRIGNRRWGDNGYIRGGRKEARPVNTDASAGPSRTPKKKKEKTASSSSASVSVSGSGSGSGSVSKDVAGRRAKRAQKREAADRAAAEKHLKHLQRLGLRKAPEPEVPAEVGPLVNE, encoded by the exons atggccgccgccgccgcgtcgtcCTCCTCCGAGGGTCCGGTCGCCGTCAGCACCTGCGTATCCCTCGGCGAG GCAGCGGCGGCTCCAGGCGGCGGCGACCGGGCGGCGGCGGATTGCGGGGTGTGCGCCATCTGCCTCGACAGGATAGCGCTCCAGGAGACGGCCCTCGTCAAGGGGTGCGACCACGCCTACTG TGTAACCTGTATTTTGAGGTGGGCATCCTACAAGCAGAACCCCCTGTGCCCACAGTGCAAGCATCCATTTGAATTCCTCAGCGTGCATCGCTCTCTCGACGGCTG CCTACATGACTACCTGTTTGAGGAGAGCGTTTGCCTTCTCCTGAGGGCCGCTTGGTTTGAACCTCTGATCGTAGAGGCTCACGAAGAGCCCCTGGAAGATGAAGAGTTTTTTGACCAGCAGTACCAATACGATGACGATGAAGATGATCTTGATGAGGAATCTTATTACATGAGCAGGTCCTCGAGCATTCGTATTGGTAACAGGAGATGGGGTGACAATGGGTACATCAGAGGAGGTAGGAAAGAGGCGAGGCCAGTCAACACTGATGCTTCTGCTGGTCCATCCAGGACcccgaagaagaagaaagagaaaactgCGTCGTCGTCTTCGGCGTCGGTGTCCGTGTCAGGTTCGGGATCAGGGTCAGGGTCTGTGTCCAAGGATGTCGCTGGAAGGCGAGCGAAGAGGGCGCAGAAGCGAGAAGCTGCGGACAGGGCAGCTGCAGAGAAGCACCTGAAGCACCTGCAGAGGTTGGGGCTGAGGAAAGCGCCCGAGCCTGAAGTGCCCGCGGAGGTTGGGCCTCTGGTGAACGAGTGA
- the LOC8077373 gene encoding protein LATERAL ROOT PRIMORDIUM 1, giving the protein MRQAAAMNYGMADVGMVVVAPAASFHHTHHHHHHHEAAAAAAAAAAAGDPIFPLLSGGPCVLDPDAAAKSASSGAPANAIQFWQPPPQSPSSAAAAAGANPNPSASPFAYLKKPLPMLDAGAGSSGSGATTCQDCGNQAKKDCGHNRCRTCCKSRGFDCSTHVKSTWVPAARRRERQQLAASGSASSSPATASAAAVAVSASKKPRLLSSQTTTSHTSTSNATTPRSFDTTSSHQDASFRDSLPRQVRAPAVFKCVRVTSIEDGEDEYAYQATVTINGHLFKGFLYDQGPDDGRHAATSNDDSTAGVPNISELHLGAASGSGAGGVREGGTSMAPTELYGGGGHHPHILGGSSSYGNTMN; this is encoded by the exons atgcgCCAGGCGGCCGCCATGAACTACGGGATGGCCGACGTCGGGATGGTCGTCGTCGCGCCCGCCGCTTCCTTCCACCAcacgcaccaccaccaccaccaccacgaggccgccgccgccgccgcggcggcggcggctgccggCGATCCCATCTTCCCGCTGCTCTCCGGGGGCCCCTGCGTGCTTGATCCGGACGCCGCCGCCAAGTCGGCCTCCTCCGGGGCGCCCGCCAACGCCATCCAGTTctggcagccgccgccgcagtcgccgtcgtcggctgccgctgctgcgggcgctaaccctaaccctagcgcCAGCCCCTTCGCCTACCTCAAGAAGCCCCTCCCGATGCTGGACGCCGGCGCTGGGTCCTCCGGCTCCGGCGCCACCACGTGCCAGGACTGCGGCAACCAAGCGAAGAAGGACTGCGGCCACAACAGGTGCCGCACCTGCTGCAAGAGCCGCGGCTTCGACTGCTCCACGCACGTCAAGAGCACCTGGGTccccgccgcgcgccgccgtgAACGCCAGCAGCTCGCCGCCTCTGGCTCCGCATCTTCCTCCCCCGCCACTGCCTCCGCGGCAGCCGTCGCCGTGTCCGCGTCCAAGAAGCCCCGCCTCCTCTCGTCGCAGACCACCACCTCGCACACGTCCACCTCCAACGCCACCACGCCACGAAGCTTCGACACCACTTCCAGTCACCAAG ACGCGTCGTTCAGGGACAGCCTCCCGAGGCAGGTGCGCGCGCCGGCGGTGTTTAAGTGCGTGCGCGTGACGTCCATCGAGGACGGCGAGGACGAGTACGCGTACCAGGCGACGGTCACCATCAACGGCCACCTGTTCAAAGGGTTTCTGTACGACCAGGGCCCCGACGACGGCCGTCACGCGGCCACCAGCAACGACGATTCCACGGCGGGAGTGCCCAACATCTCGGAGCTCCATCTCGGAGCGGCGTCTggctccggcgccggcggcgtgaGGGAAGGCGGCACCTCGATGGCGCCCACAGAGCTGTACGGTGGCGGAGGACATCATCCGCACATTCTTGGCGGCTCGTCAAGCTATGGTAACACCATGAACTGA